TGCAGTTCGCTGCTATTCTGACATGGGACTCCGACGGTCACTCGATGATTACAAGCGAAACAAAGAGACGGCAGAGGTATTTCCGGGCGAACAGCGCACACAGATGGGGCAGTTCACTGGTTCGACGCAACGATTGATACACGTTGATCCATCCGGTTCGATTCGAGATTATTCGTATCCCCTATCTGGACTCCACGGGCTCTCCTCGTCCCGGTTTGGCGTTCGATTTGACCAGACAATCGAATGGTTCGATACGCTCGAGGGGGCGTCACAGACGTTGCATGAAGGGACCGTTGAGACCATCCACAACTTCGAGAAATTCGATGTTGTGCAGCGCGATTTCACCAACGCTCTCACGCATGCGACTGCGTTCAAACTCCGAGGTGAGACACCGGATTCTATCGAACTCGTCGGATTCGTGGAGCTCACTCCGGAGGGACAGGAAGGACGAATCGGACAGTTGGTTCATGACGACGAACTCGTCGAAGTATATCACAACCGGGAGCACACCTATTTGGGGGCATCGACAGAACTGGAAATTACGCCGGAAGTGATGGAGAAATTCGACGAAGTTCTTGCTGACGAGCCCAAGTCATTCCCGCGAAAGGGTGAATCCGAAAGCTATGAGGGGAGTCGTCTCACTGGTGGTGTGAGATTCCGTACCGAATTCGAAGATGGGCGGACAACTGTCATCACTACACTGTCGGACATCGAGGAGCAACCACGGTCTGCCAGTCTTAAGCACGTCGCTGACCAGACACAGCGCTACAGCGACCCATCGAAGTTACTCACCGACGCCCAACAGTCAGGACTGACTCCGGACATCACGGACCAACTCGTCCAAATGGACCTCCATGTCCTTGACCTGTTGTCTGCGCCGACGGGTGCCCGAATAGCAGGTCCTGATTTCGATCCGCATTATCAGTACTCCGGCGGCTACGGGTACACTTGGTTCCGGGACGATGGGGAGATTTCGACATTTCTCTTGGAGGCCGACGAGAGGCTCGGTCTCGACATAGAGAACCGACACCGTAAGAGCGCCGAATTTTATCTCCAGACGCAACTGGATGACGGTCGTTGGCCCCACCGAGTGTGGCCGATGAACGGTCGGCTGGCACCTGGCTGGGCAAACGGGCACGTGGAGGGGTCCGAAACACAGTATCAAGCCGACCAGACTGCAAGCGTCCTCGTCTTCCTCGCGGAATACCTCGCTACGCACCACGAGTCGCTCCCGAAAGACACGGCCACAGATATCGAGACTGCACTGGAGCTAGGAGTAGGAGGGATGGACATCTCGCTGGAAACGGACGGATTACCGACCGAATGCGAGAACGCATGGGAGAATATGAACGGTCGGTTCACGCATACTGCTGCGAAGTTCATGCAGGCATACAGTACTATTGCGACTGCACCGCTGGCTGACACCCTACAGAACCATGCAGCAACGCAAGCGAGGAGAATCTACGATGCACTTGAGACAATGTGGTGTCCCGACGAGAAAATTTACGGGCTTCGTTTGGTTGATGGGAACCTAGACGTGCGGATCGACAGTACCACGTTCTCACTGATAGACGCACACTTGGCTTACAGAGATGTAGGCGATATCAGCGATGAGCGATACTCTAGACTGGCGACTCACCTCGAGACTGCGTTCGAGCGTCTCTGGACGGAAACGGACGCCATTCGCGGACTGACGCGGTTCGAAGAGGATACGTGGCGTCGACGAAACCAAGGAAATGAAAAGATTTGGACCGTCTCGACTGGCTGGGGCGCATACGCGGCCGAAAAAGCAATTCGACTGTTCTCGACGACGTCTCAGCAGTTCGACCCGACGGCGTGGTCTGACCGTCTGTTTACTGAAATTGA
The Haloarcula sp. CBA1129 genome window above contains:
- a CDS encoding glycoside hydrolase family 15 protein, whose translation is MGLRRSLDDYKRNKETAEVFPGEQRTQMGQFTGSTQRLIHVDPSGSIRDYSYPLSGLHGLSSSRFGVRFDQTIEWFDTLEGASQTLHEGTVETIHNFEKFDVVQRDFTNALTHATAFKLRGETPDSIELVGFVELTPEGQEGRIGQLVHDDELVEVYHNREHTYLGASTELEITPEVMEKFDEVLADEPKSFPRKGESESYEGSRLTGGVRFRTEFEDGRTTVITTLSDIEEQPRSASLKHVADQTQRYSDPSKLLTDAQQSGLTPDITDQLVQMDLHVLDLLSAPTGARIAGPDFDPHYQYSGGYGYTWFRDDGEISTFLLEADERLGLDIENRHRKSAEFYLQTQLDDGRWPHRVWPMNGRLAPGWANGHVEGSETQYQADQTASVLVFLAEYLATHHESLPKDTATDIETALELGVGGMDISLETDGLPTECENAWENMNGRFTHTAAKFMQAYSTIATAPLADTLQNHAATQARRIYDALETMWCPDEKIYGLRLVDGNLDVRIDSTTFSLIDAHLAYRDVGDISDERYSRLATHLETAFERLWTETDAIRGLTRFEEDTWRRRNQGNEKIWTVSTGWGAYAAEKAIRLFSTTSQQFDPTAWSDRLFTEIDLTGSLCLSSGYLPEQFFDSGTPDSATPLGWSHAIRLATYAARSTRNVEPAVERQSGKR